The genome window GGTCTAATTTGTTCATATATTCACTCACATGGAACATATCCCAGTCAGGTTGCATAAATTCTCCAAGGAAGAGAGTATTGTAAGCCACAGAGGAAATGTGAATGGTATGGGAAGCAGGATCTCGAGGATAATAATCATCAGAGGCTCTCACTATGGCCGTCTGCTTGGAACTATAGATTCCATCGGTGTTATGACACATGCACGCAATGCAGCCATTGTCGGTGAAGTTGCGTGCAATTGAAGCTTCCAGACCTTGGACGTAGGCACGAGTGAGAGATACTCTTCCGCCATGACCAGCACCAAGAGTCTCAATGATATTCTGGACATCAACTTTCACTCCATCTACTCCACAGGATGCCAAGTATGAATGGAGCTCATTGTAGAAGTTAAAAACTTTCCTTGGATGAACCAAACCAAGCCCGTGAACAGCAAGGCTATCCATAACAATGTCTGGTTGGTTGCCTAGCACACCAGGGGATGAGACTGGGTATGCCAATGCCGAGTCATAATGTTCCATGCCAGCGGCTGCAGGTTTTACACCTCCCCAGTAGCCAGCCAGAGCATGCCACACATACACATACCTGCATGACATAAGACGAGGAAATTATATCAGCGACTCATCTCTCGTAACAACTAAAGAAAGATAAGCCTCTTTCTTGGGAGTGAGCAATATAGCCAGCTTTCAATTGTATGTGAAAGTCTAGATGAAAATAAAGTAGCAGTGGCAGAGAAGCAAAAATGTACAGAGGACCCTAGATCACTTACTTCACGTTGTGACGTTTCTTAGCATCCTCCACAACATGCTTCAAACCTGAGCTAGGCTCATTGTTTTGTCCATTCTTCTGGAATTTGGAATTCTCTTTGATGCCACTGAGTCGACTTGCAAACCTGTCAGGCATCATTTTTGAACCAATCAGCCATCATCTACCTTAATGAGTCTACAACAATTTTGTCTTCTCCTACcagttattttttttctatatctATTTATGATTGTACAGTTCGAGAAGTTTAGATGACATATCCAAGCTCAAGAAAGCAGCCATGAAATGATGATAAATCAAGGAAAGGCATTCCCAAGAATTTAAGAATCTTAATTGATAGTTAATGCTGAAATGTTATTTGCTCTTAGGCTTCTAAAGTATTTTAAGGGAATGGGTCTCTCCCAAAAATCTCTAAAGTTGATGCAAAAAGATAATTAAGCCATGAGTTGTGTAGCAAGTCAATGGTTGTGCGGAAAAAACAGAACAATGGAGAAAAATCTTACTGTGCTCCTTCTTGTACAAGGCAATCAGCTTCcgtctctttcttttcaatttgtTGCCAACCATCATCTATGATTAAAAATCGTGGAGGAGTTCCTCCCTTCGATAAGCTGAAATAATAACAAAAGAGCGGTTCAGTCATTCCACCCCCATcataatatataaatttaattcCCGTGTATTTTAAAGAGCTAGCTAGATCACTATCAGCTGCAATTTCTTAATTACCTTGCAAGGCCTTCTTCAACACCCTCGGCCGTGACATCTGTGTAGAAAGCATCCCATGTGCACCAGCCAAACCAATCAATAAAAGAAGGCAACTACACAAACCCAATAAGACATAAATTATAAGACCCACATAAAAGGAAAACCACGAAATAAAGAAAGTATAAAATGCCAAAGATAAAAGAGAcgttttttcacctttttcttttcaCGATGAAGAAAAGTTTGCATGTGTTTTTCAACAGCCCTGTTTTGCAAATAGGGGTTAGAGATGTTTCTAAGATTTTCAGATACATACGAAAAAGAAGATTATAATAACTGCTAGAAGGCAACGATGGTATACTCAAAACTGTTGAAGACTTACTTTACTGCCTGGTTGATGACTTCAAAGGGGTTGGTCCCAGCATGCATGTAGACAAGGTAAAGGCCTTGGTTTGTTTCAACAGCATTATCTCCTGCAAAACCAAatcacacaccaaaaaaaaaacatgtcatAGAAGTTCTTTTGAACTCGATCCTTTCCTACTTTTCTTCCCTGTATACCATGAACTCCTTTAATTTCTATTCATTGGTATGGGGAAGTAATTGATTGATTTCTCCAGCCTGACGGTATTGGTATTAATAACAGCTCCAGCCTCCACCCCAAAGTTTGAGATGGTTAGCCTTCATTAATGGACAGTGGGATGGGACTGAATTAATAGAAGATTGGCCTGGGAAATGGGCTAATGGTGTGTTAGCCCACAACAGACACTTTTATGGATGACCATAATCTACTTACCACTCTCAAGGCAAATCTCTAGCTCATTCTTCTCGTTGCCTTGCAGAGCAGCACGGAACTGGCCCTCAAGGAGAGGAAGGAAGACTGTGTAGACAGTCTGGGAATCATCTTGATAGACTCCTTCACCTCCATCCTTGCTCTCGATGAGCATGAATTGAGTCTCCAGAGGAATATCTTTTCCACATTTTCCCATTCTCTGTGTCATCCACCATAATTTGAACCGGAAGCAGCACATGAAACGGAGATCCCTGCAACAGAAT of Tripterygium wilfordii isolate XIE 37 chromosome 13, ASM1340144v1, whole genome shotgun sequence contains these proteins:
- the LOC120012734 gene encoding probable galactinol--sucrose galactosyltransferase 2: MTVTPKISVNDGKLVVHGKTILTGVPDNVVLTPASGVGLVEGAFIGAAASHTKSFHVFPVGVLEDLRFMCCFRFKLWWMTQRMGKCGKDIPLETQFMLIESKDGGEGVYQDDSQTVYTVFLPLLEGQFRAALQGNEKNELEICLESGDNAVETNQGLYLVYMHAGTNPFEVINQAVKAVEKHMQTFLHREKKKLPSFIDWFGWCTWDAFYTDVTAEGVEEGLASLSKGGTPPRFLIIDDGWQQIEKKETEADCLVQEGAQFASRLSGIKENSKFQKNGQNNEPSSGLKHVVEDAKKRHNVKYVYVWHALAGYWGGVKPAAAGMEHYDSALAYPVSSPGVLGNQPDIVMDSLAVHGLGLVHPRKVFNFYNELHSYLASCGVDGVKVDVQNIIETLGAGHGGRVSLTRAYVQGLEASIARNFTDNGCIACMCHNTDGIYSSKQTAIVRASDDYYPRDPASHTIHISSVAYNTLFLGEFMQPDWDMFHSLHPTADYHAAARAIGGCPIYVSDKPGNHNFELLKKLVLPDGTVLRAQLPGRPTRDCLFADPARDGTSLLKVWNANKCSGVVGIFNCQGAGWCKVEKKTRIHDASPGTLTGSVRATDVDVIAQVGGADWEGETVVYAYRSGEVIRLPKGSSVPVTLQVMEYELFHFCPLKEVTANISFAPIGLLDMFNSGGAVERFDIHLTEKKPELFDGEVSSEMTIPLSEGRSPTATIALKVRGCGRFGAYSSQCPLKCTVLDVETEFSYDPVTGLVSLTLPVPEEEMYRWPVEIQV